The Pseudomonas saponiphila DNA window GCTACGTGCGCGCCCCGGTGGCCGGGCTGGACAAGAACTCGGCCCGTGAGCCCCTGGCGTCGCGTTTCTATTCGCGGCGCCTGGCCGTGGCTCGTGGGCAGCACGCGGTGGAGCGGGTGCGACAGCTGTTCGCCGTGGCCTTGGGCTACGACCTGCCGCAGGGCCTGGGCGACTACGGTCTGAATGTCGAAAAGCTGGTGGAGCTGCCGCGCAAGAATCCCTTCGTGCTGTTCCTGCACGGCACCACCTGGGACACCAAGCACTGGCCCGAAGCCTATTGGCGCGAGTTGACCGAGCGCATGGGCATGCTTGGCGTCGAGGTCAAGCTGCCCTGGGGCAACGCCGCCGAGAAAGCCCGGGCCGAGCGCATCGCCAACGGCCTGAAAAATGCCACGGTGCTGCCCAAGCTGAACCTGGCCGGAGTCGCCAAGGTGCTGGCCGATGCCCAGGCCTGTGTGGCCGTGGACACCGGGTTGGGCCACCTTGCCGCGGCCCTGGATGTGCCGACCATCTCGTTGTTCGGCCCGACCAATCCGGGCCTGACCGGCGCTTACGGCAAGGTCCAGATCCACCTGGGCAGTAACTTTCCCTGCGCGCCGTGCCTGCAGAAAAAATGCACCTACCAGCCCTCCGCTGTGGACCAGCAGCGCTATGACATCAAGCGCGAGTGGCCACTGTGCTTCACTCGCCTGAACCCCGAGCGTGTCGCCAGCCGACTGAGCGCCTTGTTACTGGCTGAGGAGCCGCTCTGATGCAATTGGCTTTTGTCCTTTATAAGTATTTTCCCTTTGGCGGCCTGCAGCGCGACTTCATGCGCATTGCCCTGGAGTGCCAGCGGCGCGGGCACCAGATTCGCGTCTACACCCTGATCTGGGAGGGCGATGTGCCTCCCGGCTTCGAAGTGCTGGTGGTGCCGGTCAAGGCCTTGTTCAACCATCGTCGCAACGAAAAGCTCAGTGCCTGGATGGCCGCCGACCTGGCCAAGCGTCCGGTGGATCGACTGATCGGTTTCAACAAGATGCCGGGGTTGGATGTGTACTACGCCGCCGACGGCTGTTTCGAGGACAAGGC harbors:
- the waaC gene encoding lipopolysaccharide heptosyltransferase I; this translates as MRVLLIKTSSLGDVIHALPALTDAARAIPGIKFDWVVEEGFAEIPTWHPAVGKVIPVAIRRWRKNIWQTIKSGEWRRFKQSVRSTKYDLVIDAQGLLKSAWLTRYVRAPVAGLDKNSAREPLASRFYSRRLAVARGQHAVERVRQLFAVALGYDLPQGLGDYGLNVEKLVELPRKNPFVLFLHGTTWDTKHWPEAYWRELTERMGMLGVEVKLPWGNAAEKARAERIANGLKNATVLPKLNLAGVAKVLADAQACVAVDTGLGHLAAALDVPTISLFGPTNPGLTGAYGKVQIHLGSNFPCAPCLQKKCTYQPSAVDQQRYDIKREWPLCFTRLNPERVASRLSALLLAEEPL